tccggacccccgaagtccggatcatccggaccaacatCCGGATCATCTGGACCGTGCCTGCGTGCATgatgttgggccgaggcccatgtaccccttcgccccccaacttctatatatactactccaccacctctttctagggttagaattggtttagctcatatgtgaggatagcttttgctcatccatacggatcatctccccgagagagaccgcggcccctcttcggagaagatccacgttggattcaagaccccctcttgggtggccccatgaagacctcctcacggagaagaaccggttaccctttgtatcgtcccttgttgattttggaccgtgtgatctctatgtgtcctcgaatctagcatatgtgtgactatatcttgttggtttgagagttcctcttgtgttttccctcgtgttcttggacgggatccgctcctttcgtgaaagatcggtcgTTTAGGGTCTCACCCTACATCACCACCTCTCCACCATAAGTtggttggctgcttagagttatTGCATGACAAGTGTCGTTTAAGAGCAACCTGGCCTCTGAAGCATTTGAGTGAATCCTAATTGAGgaagcccaaacacccaagagccaaagtgattgagcgtCACTGAAGAATCTGTTCTGAGTGAACCAAAGACTTATTATACTTGAAGACTGTGATTTTTGTGACGGTCAGacgtcatgttctgagcatccaagagtgcattgtggattaccggtgaacaagtttgtgaaggtttcggaagtctaccttgaagacttacctgagtgattgggcgaggtctaaaTGACCTTAGCGCAAGGAGAATAAGGTGAAAACTTGGTCCTATGAATTTAACCTCAGACTCTCCAactagacatacagttgtcacaacaactgtaACTGGTCCAACAAGTCATGTGTCTTCATCAAGCAGCTAGTTCTATCACTTCACTTCATTTAATTTTGTACTTTGTCGTGAAGACTTTGCCTGCTCTATGTTCGAAGACTTTTTGTTCCACGTTTTGTTTTATCTTCAGCCTAGCAACTCTTAAGTGTGTATGCTTGTATGTTCGCATGTTTTACTGTTCCTTCTATCTTGTTTGCATGCTATCTTTAGTCTTGATGACTTTATTCTCTCATCGATTGCATGCTTAGCTTAGTTTTACTTCTCCCTAGCATTGCTTCGTACTGCTATTGCTTCCGCATCTTCGAAGAATTTGCTTGTTTTGAAGAGTTTGATAAAAACTCTCTCATTCACTCCCCCCTCTGGTCAATAACTATCCCTTTCACCAGGCTCGCTTGCCAGCGTCAACAATCCTCTCTCTCAAGACCTCTCTATCTCTCTGCGGCATTTCCTTGAATAACTGATGTGCGCAGTATGACAGTCTTGTCGTGCAACTCGTGGTCGCCGGagctgaaggaggaggcggagcccTCGCGACATGGTTGGAGTGCATGCTGAGTGAGAGGAAGCTGCATGCAAGCTCTGCTTTCACGAGTCACACCTCAGATCCGTGCGCACGCCACACCGCCTCTCCGGATCCAATGCCACCTCGAAGACCACCAATCACATGTCATCGTCACCACGTAGGCACCTCCAGGGCAGTTCCGGTTCTGCGACGACATGGTGAGACAAAGAAGAAACATGTCGAGCACGCCAACTACAGAAGGCATGTTGCGACTCTACACCTCCGACTATCATCATTGTTGCCAAACTCAACGCGAAACCACCACATTGTCGGTTGGGCACAATGTCATGAGCGTCTAGCACATGGAGAGCGTGAACGAGATCCATAGGTATTCAAGACGACGCCCCAAAGAGTGAAGCGGCAATGCCGACACTGTCGCCCTACCTGATCGTGCCTTAGGCTTTCACTCAAAAAACTGGATCCAAGGGTGTGCATGGGGATGGAATCCATGGCTGCACGCCTGCACCTTCAAAAGGGTGAAACGACGTCCATGGACGCCGATGCTGTCAGCCGGCAAAAACCTGACAAGCTTTCGCCCGGAGCATCACCCAACACCACACCTCCCACGAAGCCACCGCAACAGCACCACCAAAGAGCCACCACAAAACCACATGGCACCAGCAGCTTACGCCGGCAGGTAGATCCGCGAGCATGACTTGCAGAATCAATGAGGTGCGCCCTGACTTGCTGAATTGATATCACTTTCACACAAACACATACATGTTAATCAAGTTTTTCTAGTGAGAATGACAGAAGATGCACTTGGGAATTATTAACTTTTCTGTGAGGGTGGTAATGTTATTATTTGTACGCTCAACATTCATAAGAACGTGCATACGTATGGAGTTGTTTGGCACATGCAGCCAAACGTATTTGTGCAATTCACATGGGTGGATCCATTCTTCCTTCCCTAATTATAaaaaaaagtcttatattttgagacagaaTGAGTACTTTGCTAGCACTGGATGCATTCCATTATTCACACCCACACACATTAAGGTGGTTTAAGTTGTTTTAAAAAAAAGGTGTAAGTTGATCAAAAGAATCTTGTACTACATAAAATGTAGAGTACGTTATCATGGTGTAGCACGGCACGTGTACGTCAACCACGGAAAATAAAAAAGAATAATAAACATGTGAGACAGGATGAAGATGAATAGAGTAGAGAAGATACGCCAGATGGTGCAAAGCTGTGATGAACCTTTTGGGCAAAGCTGTGGTCCAAAAAAGCGATGGGTGCTCCCTCACACCTCAGCAGGAGACGCACTAGGCACCAAAGCACAGCCCACAGATGAGATGATACCGGTCACATGACATCCAGCAGAAAAGAAGACTAATCTTCATGAGATAATAGTATAATGCAGAATATGGCGAGACCAGTAATAGCAGGCAGGAGGAATACTAGTTTAGTAGGATTGCCGTTAATGGAAACAAAGATGCTTTTTCCAAGGCAAGGCGATGAGGTGGACAGACGCTCGCAAGTTGCAACATTTGGAGGCGGATGGCGACAACAGAGAGAGGCGGCCCGAGATGATCTAGCTAGCAGCATCCGTCGGTCCCCAGAACAAAATTCAACTCAGACAAGTAAACAAGGAGCCGATTCTGgagataataaataaataaataaatggtgGAAGAACAGGTCCATAGCCAAAGCCATACAcaaagaaaggaaaagggaaagAGAGAGACGACTGGGATAGATAGATTCCATCTCATTTGCTCCAGCTCTaagcaaagaaaaaaaaggaaagacatCATATAGGCAACAACCTGGAAATCCTTGCAGCTTGCTTCTTCCTCCCATTGTTGAACCTTGAGAGGGGACAGACGTGTAGGAGCTCACTTCTGTTGCCTCCTGGAAGCGAATTGCGCCAAATTTGTCGTCCAATAAAAGGCGCCCCGCCATTTGGGGCCTCCACCTCCTCGCCTTGCTTGCACAACTCTCCCACAAAAGACGCGGCGGGCGGGTGCCTTGGCCTACTACCATTTGATTTGATCCGACTGTGGTCTGGTCTCTTGGCCGGCGATGGAGCCGGATGAGCTCCTGAGGAAGATACGGGTGCTGGAAGAGGGCCAGGAGGAGCTCAAGCGGGAGATAGGCAAGCTTATCCCCGGGCAAGGCCACTCCTCCGcgtctccgcctccgcctccgcctccgcctccgcgccgccccttccccgcgCTGCAGCAGGCTACGTCGTCGAGGGGCCGCGCTCTGGCCTTGCTTCAccaatcctcctcctcctcctcctcgcgcccgCAGCGCCCCGGGCTGTCCGACAGGCACTGCCACAGGATACTGCAGTCGCTGGGGCAGGCCGTGCATGTCATTTCCCTTGAAGGCAAGGTCTTGTACTGGTGAGCTTCCTTCCTTGCACCTCTTGCCTGCCTGCTCAATGCTCATCAACTGTTTGATGGAATGCTGCTGCACCACACGATTGGACTGTAATACTATTATTGGAACCAGTCATTTTCATATATAGGGCCCGGGAGTGAACAAATAAATGCTGCAGCCAACTATACACAAATCAAGACATGACTCCAAACTTAGTTTGAAACAATGTTTCTCCTTCGGGGTTGCATTCAACTGTTCGCTGCTCCATTAGCCGTATCTTGCATGCCATTGGAAAACCAGTTGTGTGTTGGGAGGAATTCAGTTGTTAAATTCACAAGGATGGATGTTATGTTCATAGTTAGTATACACGTCGAAGGCCGAGGGTGGGGATGTGCCGCCTCATCTAAGCCACCCGCAGGGCTTGCTTTCATATCATAGAGAGGCTTCAAAGACTATATGGAGAGATCACAAACCTTGAATGCTCTTCCTTATTCAGTATTGAGCATAACTGTTCTGCGATTATATAGTGTGGGCCACCTAATAAACAAATATAATACTTCatctgttccataatgtagtgcgtatagattttttcaaaagtcaaactttgcaaactttgaccaagtttatagagaaatttatttatatctacaataccaaatatataaaatatgTAACTACTTACAGTGAATGTAATGATATATGCttggcattctagatgtaaatgtttttctcgaAAAACTTGGTCAAAGATTGTGaggttgacttttcaaaaaatctatatgcacaacgttatggaacggagggagtaaattatATGGTGTGCCCCACCTAATGATAAAATTGTAATATCATGTGTTGGAACAAGCTAATTGGATTTATAAGGTATTTTGGTTGCTGCTTGTCATCTTTTATCATGTGTTGGAACTTGATATGGCAAGGTTAGGTTAACTCGAGTGATAAAACTGAGAAAGGGTTCTCATAAAGTTACTAGACGTATCATTTCAAGTTTTTTTTTCTGCCTTGCTGCATAATTGGATGTATCGCTAAAAAATATAGTGTGCTGTTTTAGTATTTTATTTTACATAGTAAAATAAACAAACTTAACCTCTCAAAAAAGTAAACAAATCTGGAAGCATCATGTGTGCCTTTTAAGACCTGTGATCTCAGATTAGGATTAAAAACGTCAACACTTTGTGCCTAATCCCGCATGTCTTTGGGACCTTTGTGATAATGATGGATATTTATCAGGGTTGCATTTTTCCCCCAAATATTTTGCTTATCGTGATGCATCTAATTGGTGTAATGCTCTTGTCTGGTCGCCGGCTCATCTCAACAAGTAGGAAAATTTTCTTATGAAATATGCATTTCATGATGCACCTCATGGCCGTTATCTCTGTTTTATGCTATGAATAAGTACATCTTACACTATTTTCTTATAAAAATGTACATCTTAATACTAAGTTCTCCCATTTTTTCTGTAACCTAGGAACCGATTTGCCGAGCATCTATATGGCTATTGTTCATCAGAAGCGATTGGCCAGGATCTCCTTGAATTAATCTGTGATCCTTGTGATTTCAGTCCAGCACATGAGATTATCCGTAATATATTTATGGGCAAGTGTTGGAGAGGGAAGTTTCCTGTCAAGCACAAGTCAGGAGAGCGGTTTTCTGTTGTTGTGAATAACACTCCTTTATATGATGAAGATGGTAGCTTGGTGGGCCTCACCTGTCTGTCAGGTGATGCACGGATATTGGAGGAAATAGTTGGTCCTTCAGTCGTAGGGAAATCCTATCCAAATTCAGCAAAGCCCCATTTACAAGTTAACAACAAGCCTAAAAGTGGCTTGCCACAAAAATGTTTGTCAGACTCCCAAGAACCTCTACAATCTGCCATCACGTCTAAGATAACAAATTTGGTGAGTCGCATTTCTGAGCAAACAAAAGAAACGGCTGCACTGTTGGTTTCAATAGAATGTTTCTCTTCTGGTATTTCTTCTTAATTTATTTTCCTAGTGtattcttttcttgatttctagaATGACAACACAGGCTACAAAGGTTACAAGTAGAGTTCGTTCTCGGATCAGGTCAGGTCAGAGTTGCGACGAACAGGATGGTAATGGTCGCCAGGGTCAGTATTCTGATCATGATGCCAGGGAAGAGTTGACATCAAGTGAAGCAAGCACCCCAGGTGGGGATGTACTGCATGGTACCTTTGTTACCGAAGAGAAATCACCTGTAAACTCAAGAAAAACAAATAGTGATGATtcaggacaaggaaaaggaggattTCAGAAGATTTTTAGTTCAAAGGCAGAGGCATTATTGACCAAGAAGGGGATATCATGGCCTTGGAAAGGAAATGAAAACGATGGTGGTTGTGGAAAGAATAACATGACTTCACCACCGTTACATGATAAGCAAGAGAACACTCAGATTCGTCAGGGAGTACCAGTTCTAGAGCCTATCATAATTCCAGACAGCAAGGACACTGAATACGCCCAGGCAGGCAAATATGAGGTATCAGGTTCCTGGTGGACTTTCAACAATAACAGCACAAGTAGTACCATGAGCAGCACTGTAAGTAGTAACAGCAGTCCTATCGAGAGAGTAGATTATGAAGCAGACTGCCTAGATTATGAGATCTTGTGGGAAGACCTAACACTTGGAGAACAAGTAGGTGAAGGTAGTTAATTCTCACTTTACCCTGGTTCTCCTTTTATTTTCGAGAGAGAAATTGCAATTCCCTCTGGCTGCAGACGTGGATACTCACATCTCTTGTTGATATGTACTTCAAATGATTTATGCTGCATGGAAGTTGGTATTGCTATCCTATTCCTTTCTAAATAGAAATCATTCATTTCCTCTATGTTCATGTTTGATCCACGCAGGTTCTTGCGGAACAGTGTATCATGCTTTGTGGTATGGATCGGTATGCATAGTCTACCGTAATTATGGGTAAATATTTAAACCTTAAAAATATGTTTTGAATGTCTATCAATGCCCCTGTAGGATGTGGCAGTTAAAGTATTCTCCAGGCAGGAATATTCAGAAGAAATGATACGTACCTTCAGACAAGAGGTTAGACATCCATATCTAAATTCACTTGTTGTTCACTCTCAGTTGGATATTTTGTTAACAGAACTATAGTGTACCCATTCTGTTGTCGAGTCAGATACTTGGTAATTTGACTCCCTGGTATTCACAGAACCGATATTAGTTTTTTTATGAGACATGATAGTTATTTTCGTTATTCTATGTTGATGTAATCATGTAGATAAAAATGAAGAAGAAAGGATACAGTTTTTTTGTACAGTCACCTTGTTTCTTTCGTATATAGTTTTTTTGTGGGCTGTTGCAATCAACAGTACATTGTTAACTTTCTAGTTTCGTAGTTTGTGGTCATGATTGCATTTGCTTCCGACTAATATGTAGGTGTCACTGATGAAGAAGCTACGTCATCCCAATATTATACTTTTCATGGGTGCAGTTGCTTCTCAGGAACGGCTTTGTATTGTTACGGAATTTCTCCCACGGTATGCTTTACATCTCCTACATGTCTGGTAATTACTTTCTCCTTTGCT
This DNA window, taken from Triticum aestivum cultivar Chinese Spring unplaced genomic scaffold, IWGSC CS RefSeq v2.1 scaffold87185, whole genome shotgun sequence, encodes the following:
- the LOC123175011 gene encoding RGS domain-containing serine/threonine-protein kinase A-like isoform X2; this translates as MEPDELLRKIRVLEEGQEELKREIGKLIPGQGHSSASPPPPPPPPPRRPFPALQQATSSRGRALALLHQSSSSSSSRPQRPGLSDRHCHRILQSLGQAVHVISLEGKVLYWNRFAEHLYGYCSSEAIGQDLLELICDPCDFSPAHEIIRNIFMGKCWRGKFPVKHKSGERFSVVVNNTPLYDEDGSLVGLTCLSGDARILEEIVGPSVVGKSYPNSAKPHLQVNNKPKSGLPQKCLSDSQEPLQSAITSKITNLATKVTSRVRSRIRSGQSCDEQDGNGRQGQYSDHDAREELTSSEASTPGGDVLHGTFVTEEKSPVNSRKTNSDDSGQGKGGFQKIFSSKAEALLTKKGISWPWKGNENDGGCGKNNMTSPPLHDKQENTQIRQGVPVLEPIIIPDSKDTEYAQAGKYEVSGSWWTFNNNSTSSTMSSTVSSNSSPIERVDYEADCLDYEILWEDLTLGEQVGEGSCGTVYHALWYGSDVAVKVFSRQEYSEEMIRTFRQEVSLMKKLRHPNIILFMGAVASQERLCIVTEFLPRGSLFRLLRKTTGKLDPRRRVHMAIDIARGMNYLHSSSPTVVHRDLKSSNLLVDKNWTVKVADFGLSRLKIETFLTTKTGKGTPQWMAPEVLRNEPSNEKSDVYSYGVVLWELVTQKIPWDTLNTMQVQFCYVFLLFRLSELWVSWTTDWKFRVT
- the LOC123175011 gene encoding RGS domain-containing serine/threonine-protein kinase A-like isoform X1, with protein sequence MEPDELLRKIRVLEEGQEELKREIGKLIPGQGHSSASPPPPPPPPPRRPFPALQQATSSRGRALALLHQSSSSSSSRPQRPGLSDRHCHRILQSLGQAVHVISLEGKVLYWNRFAEHLYGYCSSEAIGQDLLELICDPCDFSPAHEIIRNIFMGKCWRGKFPVKHKSGERFSVVVNNTPLYDEDGSLVGLTCLSGDARILEEIVGPSVVGKSYPNSAKPHLQVNNKPKSGLPQKCLSDSQEPLQSAITSKITNLATKVTSRVRSRIRSGQSCDEQDGNGRQGQYSDHDAREELTSSEASTPGGDVLHGTFVTEEKSPVNSRKTNSDDSGQGKGGFQKIFSSKAEALLTKKGISWPWKGNENDGGCGKNNMTSPPLHDKQENTQIRQGVPVLEPIIIPDSKDTEYAQAGKYEVSGSWWTFNNNSTSSTMSSTVSSNSSPIERVDYEADCLDYEILWEDLTLGEQVGEGSCGTVYHALWYGSDVAVKVFSRQEYSEEMIRTFRQEVSLMKKLRHPNIILFMGAVASQERLCIVTEFLPRGSLFRLLRKTTGKLDPRRRVHMAIDIARGMNYLHSSSPTVVHRDLKSSNLLVDKNWTVKVADFGLSRLKIETFLTTKTGKGTPQWMAPEVLRNEPSNEKSDVYSYGVVLWELVTQKIPWDTLNTMQVIGAVGFMDHRLEIPSDIDPQWVSMIESCWDSDPQRRPSFQELLERLRELQKKHALQVQMQRSAAGKGAEKMSVDDG